The sequence TGGAGTCTTAAAATTGCTAACCTTAACATTTAGTCAAAAGATACACCTTTCTTTGAAATAATGTCGCTGACTTCGAAAAATTaaactcatttatttattttctaagtgtAGAGATAAAACTCTATTGGTATCTTAGTAGTTTTTGCCATTTTGAGTGTATAAGGAATTTTAAAGGATTCTAGTCCACTGTGAATTACAAAGCTGATTTACATAAATAGAGTGCGAACTAATATATATAGACtcttaaatattgatttatattcaTTCAAATAACCTTTACATACATGCATACATATAGGTGTCAGCCATACCTTGAGTTAAAGTTCGTAATTTTTTTTAACGACTATGATTCACTCAgcattttgtacttttaaaatctAAACCTTCCATTATGTGACAGAATAGGTCGTGCGTGCCTGTTGGTTAACGTACTCGAACTATGAATTCACGGTTTGTGCTTCCATTGCGTTCCGCAACTTGGAACCGTGGAggaattataaaagtgacagtcaaatcccaccaTTTGTTTAGACAAAAGTAGTTTAATTGGTGATGGTCCATTTTGTCGCCTCCTTTCTAGTGTGCAAATCCATAGTTAGCTTTGTGTACCtttaagtgttgtttgaactTTGCAAAGAGTTACTCGTGGGTTACCaacgctagccgtctataatttcgaatccccgtcacactaaacatgctcgccctttcacccgtgggagtgttatgtgacagttaatctcactattcatttgtaaaaaaaagtagcccaagggttggctgattagtagctgtcttccctctagtcttacactgcaaaattagggatagctagcacagatagccctcgtgtagctttgcgcgaaattcaaaacaaactgaaccaAAAATCCATCTCTAACAGCGTGCTACACTTTCACCAGTGATTAactgattgaccgtgacattataatcctttcactgctgaaagggtgaatatgttcGATGCTGAGGATTTAATAACCTGTGACCCGTTTACGAGTTAAGAATCCTAGCTACTAGGCCATGTCCAGCTTCTAGCTTTACTCGAAAATTCTAAAACAGTAGTAATTTACGAGAACAGTTTTCTTGGGAAAAAATTgttatagttaaataataatattcagtttatagTATTTGAAGACTTCCAGTTAGCCATGTTTTTTCATGCAATTTTCATTTGTGAAGTACCAATGCTTAAAATCACTTTAGTAATTTTGATTGGTATACATTTTTATTGCCTGTGTTCCCTTCtcttttgaataaataattaatcgCATTGAACATATTTTGACAATTAGACTTGTTACATTTTGACCAACTTGTGAATGacagtttgtaaaataatgaTTCTTATAATTATCACATGgctgttttctttgttaaatgcAAATAGATCATCTTATATTTTCGTAGCGTgtatgaatacatttttacatttaattatcatCTGAATCTTTCTAGCGACACGCATTTTTCTTGCcgttgcatttcttttttttttttttttataaagtgtcCTATAATAATCATTTGAAATATGTGAATCTACACTCAAAGTAGAACACCGCGATActttaatgtgttaaaattgtTTGAAGAAGAACCGCTATAGCAATCCAGAGTCGAAACTATGCATCCTGAAGAATTCTAATCtgaaacatctatataaatatattgctaAGAGCTTCTTATTACAATAGGATAAATCAATGAGAATTCTAGCTACATAACAAACTGGTTAGCAGTAGCAAAAATATCGTAACTCAGtacaatagaatattaaaatctgtaaATAGTGTAAGGCATTAACCCATCAGACGAGGACCTGCGATTTTACGATGCTTTCTAGCCATAATATTCAATTTTAACACGCGGGAAAAAGTTGTAAGACAGGCAATGGAAATAGtaagtttattaaaatcattatagCTACGAGAAATTCTTGAATAGTTTATGTATGGCACAAAAAATACTAAAGATGTCGCGATTCGGGTGTTAAAAATTGCAAGGAGTTTGAATAGTTTTTCTCTCAGTGGTGATATGGAAATTTTGTCAGTACAAACTTGAATATCGGTACTGTTTACACTTGTTGGTCTCGCTTCTAGATGACATATTAATATATGTCAAAACATGCAGAGTGTATGCGACTGGTTTACAGTCTCATTGGggttttttactgattttaatcCTGTGTGGTATGTTAAtggtattttattgtacttttgagACTGAAAACTGTCTTATTTTCAGAACTATGTATTAAAGTCATTGTATTCAAAATAACCACGATTTTTTAAACATCGGTTCCATGAGTTTATAAACTTTGAGAACTTAGTTTAAGgttctgaaaaaaattattttttttgatttaataaacataatGAGCGATTTGCCGTTCAGTATGTGTGCTGttctttttgtgattttttaaataatttgtttttaaaacaaatgttcaatCATTTTTATCCATGGATGAATAGAAATTCTTCTTTTATTCTAGTGGGAAAAGTTGAGAGTATCTCCGGTAGAACGACGGAAAATCCTGTGTTCCATCACATTCCACGTAATCGCCATCACGTGCGTCGTATGGTCACTTTATGTGCTTTTAGATCGAACTACTGAAGAAATGAATTCGGGCGTATTGGAGTGGCCATTTTGGACTAAATTGCTTATTGTTGCAATAGGCTTCACTGGAGGCGTGTTTTTCATGTACGTACAGTGTAAGATGTACACGCAGTTCTTTCAGCGGTGGAGATCTTACAATCGTATAATACTTGTTAAGAATGTTCCCGAAAATCCATCAGTTACTAAAGGATTGCTCACTTCTAGAACAGGAGAACCAGAAAGCACTGCAAGGTTTGAAGATGTGCATTCAAAAGAGGTTTCACCAGTTGAGGAATTTCACAGCTGTAATAGTGGCAGTATTAGTGTTTTGACCAGAAATGATAGTGAAGGTGTGGAAGACGAGAGTGTCATTGATACAAAAAGCAACGCATCTACAAACGAAGAATATCCTCTTCTTGTTACAATAGTATCAGACGAACAACAAAGCCATAACCCACGGAAGAGTGAAAATGAATTTATGCCATAATCTGatgttaataaattatgttgaaactgatttatggtagtaattacaataaatttgTCTCAAAGTAAAAGTATAGCAGTTCGAATTAATGTATCGACTTAATTTAAGACAGTAGTTCGCCTATATGTAAtccaaatgtatatttttaaattaaacgtGGTTGTTGAAGTATTTGAATGTTCGTTTTCGAAAGTAATGAGTTTAAGTAGAACCGAATCGTTTCATAATTTACTTGAGTGGAAATGATAGAATGTTATATTCTAGAAAGTAACTTCTGTCAAGTATGTTGAAATTAGAAATCAAATATACTTAGAAATGATATTGAACGTGTAGTTGTTAAAATATAGCATGTCTAAATTacgcctccagtggcacagttgtAAATCTTCGGACTCataccgctataaaccgggtttcaatacttgtgatAGGCAGATCGcaaatagtcctttgtgtagctttgtgcttaacaacaacagcGAGTAGATTTTACGATCTGCCAGTTTAAAGTTCTGATGTACTCTATTAACAACCCAATCAGTATACCAATCAGTTCGTTAGCAATTCAATATTTTAGATGCTCAGTTTAGGTGTTTGAGTTACATATCGCAATTCCAATAGTATTTCgtttaaaaagatttaaaactaAATGTCAGTAGTTCCGTGCAAGAGGTTAGTTTAATAAAGCATTTTCTtaccagttttaaatatttgctcTATTTGGATTGTTCTTTTGTGTCTATTGACGtcaaaattataaagttatgaCAAAATATTGTAGACATCTCTTATTTCAATCGTGTACACTGACTGTTTAATGAAGGATGAAACGATAGTTTTATCAGAGTTGCTAGCTGTTATTGTTAATTCAGtcatatactttgttgtttttgtttagttacaAAGATACCTTGTacatttattagtattattcaGTTAATTCATATTCATAATATCACTGTGTATTGCATATCTATTCAAGAGAAATCATGCCAATCGAAACAGAGGCGtcctttaaatacataaaataaacctTTGCTAACATTTACTTTTCAacatttattagtattattcaGTTAATTCATATTCATAATATCACTGTGTATTGCATATCTATTCAAGAGAAATCATGCCAATCGAAACAGAGGCGtcctttaaatacataaaataaacctTTGTTAACATTTACTTTTCAACTGACTCTTAGGGCTCGGAAGCAAAtacgttttctttttttacatttatttacgtGTGTATCGAAATAATGAACGTAACTTGCATTTGTTTGAACTAACATccaagttgtttggttttagtatGTACTTTCTTTATAGGAAGATACAGTAACTTAGAATTACATCTCTGTAAATAAACTTAAGTACTTTAAAACTACGAGATTGTGAAAATCTGAATGTGTATggacagaaaaatatgtaatgttcacaaaatttgaaacaatattcgacaaaataaattattaaaagtggCTTCAACTTTTGATATTTGGTTTGTAAACACAAAACTTACTACACGTCACTTTCGTATCACTTCATCCTTAAAGCAAGATATAAAATACAAAGACATTGCAGTTGAAATATCGACATAAATACATGGTAGAAGAGTGTACATGTACACGAGATAATGATTTGAAATGCCGGTTGTTAGGTGGATGAGAGTGGGTGGGTTGATTTGGCGTTTTATGGGGCAAAGCAACAAGGCTAGCTGCGCCATTTTACTTAGGTACGTTGCATTCCGAATACAATCATTGCATAAAGTATGGTAATTATCGAGCACTTATAAACCATTTAAGTTTAACAAAATATGCTATCCTTTCTGAGTGTGGGGTaattttttggttgttgtttacAAGACTTTGATTCTGTTTTCTGTGTTCTCGAGCACAAAACTGCGCTATTCTCATCAAAGGTCaaattttaccattataaaccCTCAAGCCTTTGAGTCACTGAGAAACTTCGAAATTGTGTTGCTTTATTTATTGTACgattactaaaaataatttgcGTGTCATTATCACGAGTACAAAGTCagttgttaattattttcataactgGGTGGGTCTCGATCTAAACTCTCTAATGCTCGTGGAGACAGGTGGTGTTTTATTCTTACGCCGCACTGATTTAGATAAACTGTTATAAGCCATTTGACTTATACAGTAAAAGgggttttcaataaaattttacttttaaagcaATACTAAGAAAAGAAATCTGCCATCTGTTCAAACCAGGAAATGTCACGCTGTAATTTATTTGATgtggtatttcaaaataaatataaaagaaactggATAAACCAGGATTATCTGAAAGTTTAACTACGTAACGATGCATATAGAAATTAAAAACTGACCTGAACAACAGGAACTCGTGCAAGTCATAAATACAAAACACTGCACTTACTCGGTGTTGTCTggatacactgcacaacaatttgtttgaaaagttttgcttcctgaaaagtttttgctgattgtgacaggtacctggtgggtatgcacaaatatagttttggttttgcttcatcacgtaggaactctgagaaatagacagttaactgtttaccggcaataacgtatttaattgcgtttatgtttctaatacgctattaagttcaacataattaaaagtgttttgctcctgattttcgtttgtattcaatgtcctgtgcatcacgttgcagtgtccaacaagcattgacggatttcaGTTCCCATGATATCATTTTTCctttgtagcaatgtcctggtgaaacctttcaccgtgtttgtCACTGaaagcaccgagatttgcggggaagaagtccaagtgtgagtggaggaaatgaatcttgagtgacatgttgcacttcattgttttgtatgctttgagaagtttatCTACCATCTGAATGTGATGTGGGACTCTGTAGTTGTCAAGAAAATTGTCAAcgacgtctttgaaggctttccaggcaatctttccTGGCCCAACTAACaaatcttcgaaccgcttgtcactcataacatgtctgatctgagggccaacaaaaatgcccctttgatcttggcctcagttattcttagaaacatctgtcttaaataacgaaaaccttcgtcttctttgttcattgctttcacgaaattcttcataagtcccaattttatctGAAGAGGAGGTAAAAAACTTTGCGGGGTCGACAaacggttcatgcgccacatttttttgtcctggaactaactttttacggagtggccagctctgtctagaataatgtgactctttggcacgactgtcccattcacagatgaaaaaacagtactttgtatagccgagctgcaatCCCAGtgacagagcaacgactttcagatctccacagatattccagttgtacttgctgtactggatgtgcttcagcaacatttccatgttctcgtaagtttctttcatgtgtgttgcatagccaacaggtgacagcaaacaccattcctgcagtctcgaacccagcaattaggcttttgcttttgacagactcaaacctctgaccagatcgtttaattctgactgggttatgagatgtggatcgtcTGAGGAGTACGGCTCAAAATCCGgttcaatgtcactgccagttccctgcattgcagtttcttcagcTGGTTcatctaaggtccattcctctggtagtttcggaattggaagaccgtcgtcatgtggcacgggtctcattgttgaatgcagattagggtattcaattgacttcttggtTTTGGCAGAGAAACTAGACACATTAGTCAAAGAGAAGTAatagtccgtcacatggtctttcttttctcgccatatcatcgggacagcaaacggcattgtctttcaagtgcctctgagccaagctctcagacaaaCAGCACAtatcgcacaacaaatgtgaggcgcccatttcCGGTCTtaatcaccaattttacagccgaagtacagatgatatgctttcttcacaagagcagtcattcagcgtctctgatgaacaagcgtatactcgtcacaaatatagcagaatgtatcgcggctgttacgacattgacgagacatattgaccgacaccaatcgtcctgtaaaacgtctactgtataacatctaacttacttatTACAGTGCCACTGAGGCAAtactatattctgaaacaatacgtacacactatgaggtctatattaatccaatgagtagcatctgtgtatgcaatccacttttatagcctgctgagacagtgtcaagctggctccggtcTGCATACTTTTACAGAACaacttccaacctggcctgatttcatacctggacatgcccagactgcacaaaacattattcataggtctcttacagagaCGAACATTTTTGGAcacaattataagaaaaaaacatgacaaaactgaagatttcgatgaaacggtacgtgatgggtaaATTTAAATGTGAATTTGGTGATCGACAGCCAAAAATTTATAAGGAACACTCAACAGTGtacaagaagcaaaaactttgttgtgcagtgataaTTATCTGAACATAGGGCCGATGTTCAgctatttttaaacagaaaggattggtttggtttgaatttcgtgcaaagctacgcgagggctatttgcgctagccgtccctaattttgcagtgtaagactggagctAGTAATCAGCACCCACCtccaactactgggctactcttttaccaaagaatagtgggattgacctttacattgtaacgtccccactgctgaaagggttagcatgtttggtgtgacagggattcgaatccgcgaccctcggattacgagtcgagtgcctcaaccacctggcctaAACAGAAAGGATGGCTGAAGGATtaaggacaaaaatatttttgagaaaaaataatgCCCACGTGCACACCCTCGAAACTTCTTCAGTATATGTAAAAAGTTCcaggtttcttgtttttttcctCTTGGAGATATGGCGCTGACTAACTGACACCCACGCagactgttttattaatataaacaaaaaacgaaaaaacaCACCTTAATTTAGACATTTTTAGGTTAAAGTAgtcgtattttaaaatttaatgtttatcatAAATAGACCTTAAATGGATCTGTTTAAGATGCATTGTAAGACCTGTATTTCTTAAAATTAGCGTTAAAGTAAAATCTCACTAAAAAAGTAACACccaaaaacattcaaataaccctcagattactgaCCTCTGTTTATTACTGTTCGCTATGGCGAGTTTCAATAATTGCATTATATTGTCtaactttattttctaagtaATTATAAAGAACTGAAACGGGTAATATCACTCATTTTCTTCAAAAAGAAATGCATATAAAACCCCAATAGTAATTAAGTGGAACTAATTGCAATACCctggtaaaatgtttttgtatattattagtgATGCTTAAACCATGAAAGTAGAAGCAATTAAATGCATACATCTTTAAAAGGTGTGTTTTAAAAGCCGTTAATATCCATCTGTCGGTAATTCTGGAGCcacaaatatttaaacaggaCATTTACGTCCGTAATAAAACTTTCTTACAAATGAATCTTAGATTACTTCTTTAAAGCAAAGCATATAATCGTAAAAAAGCTGGTTCACTTCTTGCAACATGATTTTTTTACGACTGAAGTTCAAACTGTTTGCCTGGAGGATCGATAACTTGTGAACTCACTTTATTTTTTAGTAGGTACTCAAAGTTTTATTACCTTAGGACCccacagtagcacagcggtatgtctgcggacttacaacactaaaatacgtTTCGATACCATTCGTAggaagagcatagatagtccattgtataactttgtgcttgaaataataacaacagttattacgTTAGTTTATTTACGTATGTTACCTAACTACTATATAATCTTTTGATATATCGATTTAAAATCTTATCACAAGAAATTATTCTGTTagcctatttttttttttttttcatttctcccACTCCAACAAAACTGTTTTGCGACATTAACTGAAGTTCATAAACTTCATGCTGTTATATGAAAATCATCAGGTCCAATTTATGTATTTCCAGACCAATGAATAGCAAGTTCGACTTCCACTAATGTAAAAagggcgattatagtcatagagacaattagCTCGAAAGGAAAGGGGCAATCGTTTTGCTCGAAATTTGATAATAAAGAAGGCAAAAGGAAAAGCTAAAGAACTAGATGGACGAGAAAAGCTCTCACCAAGAATGTCAGCGATGCTCTgtacatcagcaacttcctggtaATTTGACAGCGAGATGGAAATCATGCCTCCCATTGACCAACAGAATTCTGTCTTGTATTACTTTAGAACTGTTGGTAGAAGCAACGCTGGTTGTAAATGTAATGCAAGATTAATTTTGGCTTTGATACCTgacctgctggaaagcaatgcagttagAAAAACTGGGATATTTGTGAAAAATACCCGAAGCCCATTTCTGAGCTTCGTGGGCCTGCCAGAGCTCATTGTGGACGAAGATACTGCAGGAAATGTATCGAAGTGTTAGATCAGAACAAACAACTGCTTGATTGATGTAATCAGTTACTACCTGTACACAGTCGTTAACTAAAGACAGCAGGATCAAGTTTCGAGAAAGAGAGAGGTGAACGAGAGCCAGTTAGCCTGGTTCAACTTTCACCACGGCACTCGAGTTAGGTGGCATCAACCTGCAAAAGAAACGAGAGAAAAGTGGAGAACAGATAGATGGATCAATGGCAGCAGAAGATAGGGTAGGTACATGAAAATAGGTAAAGGAACCAGTATTGAAGTGGCCATAGTCCTAGATCATACACTCCATAGAACGACCTCTCCCATGATTATCAGAACCACCCTAGAGGAAGCCGTGTCCATTACTCTCCCAAGATTACAAAGGGAAATGGCAACTGGTTTACGAGAGAATAAAGCAGACAAGTAGAATGAACAAACAGTAATGTACGACCCAAGAAACTATGATCTCCAAGGTGGGCAACTGTTGGTTGACCAGCAGTGCCACTCATCtctcacacaacctgtcattccaGTATACAAAAACTTGCCACAAGACGACTATAATAGCAGGTTTCAGGAATATTtcctgtaagaaaatacacacaggatgataggaaTCAATGAAGGCTTAATGCCATTCAGATTACAATGGAAACATCGATAGCTCCAATGTATCAAACTcgctatttttatttaaatgaagcAAACTGAAcaaagaacccttctgtttacaaccaggCCTTTTTTCTTTACTAGGAGGTCTATtaacctctatggatcctgccctgggttgattgtcAGGTCTCTGCCAAGGGGTACGAACAAAAAATAGTTCTGCATTTTGGAGCTGAAGACAGACCTGGGAAGTCACCCAAAGCAATGACAGGAGAAAACATTGACTTGTCAACTTTTAGCCATAGAGGGCAAACAAAAACTCTTCAGTGAGAGAAACTCCGAAGTAGACACGGAAAGATCTGTCTGTACTTCCCCTGAAGCAGTGGGGCACAGTGCAATGACATAGGTGAGAAATGAAGTCGGATACAATAACTTCCGAGTAAGAAACGTTAAGTTTGAAATGGTGTACTTCTTTTTCTTTCACTTGTTTAAGACAAAAACTACCATAATTAACACAGTGAATGTCCAGTTTGCATTCATAGACATCATGATCTTTACCACTGCAATGAGCATAAGTCACAGAACCATGATAAGACGTCTTTGAATGACAAAATCGCTAACAGTAAAAACATCTGGAATATATACCTTTACCTAAAAGTTCAGATAACCTATCTTGACAGCAGCAGTTGGAcgtgaaaacataaatattaaaataagaactatGGAAGGCAGGAGAATACCTTCTTTATTAGTGGATAAATGTAGCACTGCAGAAACTACTTGGATGGATAAACCAGCGAGGATTTCCGCCTCGAATATGTTCTTCAAATCTTTCTCAAAAACCCTTTGTAAGGAATTCAAAGTAATATGGAGAGTAACCTAAATGGGTAAATCCCCAATGGTCTTTCGAATTCAAGAGCTGTGTTTCAATGTAATGTTTCCACCATGATGTCCCAAGAACATTGTTTTGCAACTGAGTTTGGATAGTTAGGAAGCTCCTCTAATCCCTTccgaataaaaaaatatatttgcccTAAAGTTTTGCATGATAAGAAAtgcaagataaaaacaaacatgttcagaaTGGGCAAAGATTGCTGGTCTTTAACACATGGTTGTTTACCGATTAgctgttttttactattttatttttttgaagattTGGTGGATCCATAATAAAAGGAGAACGGTTCATTGCTCATCTATTTCACCTACAATAGAGTCCAACAAATAGATGCACTGTAATGCCAATCAAGGACCCTGCAGCAACACGTCAGGACCTGAGAAGGAGCCATATACACAGGAATTCAGGCCAAACTAATATACTGCAGTGCCCCAGACGccactcaaccaccaggatcctctcttctcCTTCACGgtaaacatgtgggtggatgatcagatcccaaaggaggtaaactgaaaaacagAACTTTCCTTGGGATGTCCTCCcatcaccacgtacaggaatacATTTCGAGGGACCTTATTTTTGCATAAAATTTTTCCCTTGTAATATTACAGTACCCCTTTCGTTTCAGCTTAAAAAGTTACTCATGCAGGTATAATCTCAGTAAACATGCCTTGCACACGTTAAATCTTTTAGCATATTGTGTATACATTTTACATCTTAAAATTAATCATGAatataaacaattgtttttttaagaGGCACttgtaatatactcttcaaaaaaagaaacgcaaaatttgagacatattgtaaacaagtttattccgggtagttctgtatgacatgtgtgaaactttgcccattcactgctgaacatccaaagtctgcaaaggcgaagtccacgctcactagttgaagtttaacgtcactcaacgtcaataacgagtatgatCCCCGTGAGCATTAATACctgtttggcatctcctgcccatggaagcgatgagatgacgaatcacatcctgtggaatggctgtccactcagcctgcaaagctgctgcaagctgaggttgTCGccagtccaactcgtcccaaagatgttcgatggggtttaaatctggtgagccagggaagaacgttgatgttgtggtgtctcaagaagacagtggtgagtcgggctgtgtgagaacgggcgttgtcacgttgaaaaacgtcgttgacgttcatcatgatgggttgcacatgtgGCCTAAGAAtttcgtcgacggttgcgtatggtctgatcgaaaatcctacgcaaccctggtatggttgaggcagtagacgtcgcaatggtggtcctatcccgaaggtgacgtaaccggatgtagcgatcttgtgcgggcgtggtcacacgagggtctgccagatcgtggacggtcacaagttgatccatgttgttggtgacgattccatagccttgtgatggtgcttgggtaaacattcacagctctggcaacatctgatcgagattcgcctgcttccaagcgaccaatgatgttgttgcgttgtgcttcagtcagtcttggcgtaactgtattgcgtgtgcTAAGCTcagcttaacactgagctatggaaaccgagaactcgtcacttttatagggattttgcacatgttgcacttgcagatctctcaaatttattggacacgaatgcgttttggcgaaaaatccaatgttttcctccgttttcaaagtgcacaacttttattgtcattttggtctgacaatcagtgccttaacacgtgtaacatcacatactctgagcttgtaacgttattacatatatttctctttaaaataacaaaaatatcccttttgcgtttctttttttgaagagtatatatcctTGCTTTGTACTTGGAAAGAACAGGAGTATTTCTATTATAGACATGTTTTATTTCCTCCAGCTGACTAGTGTGATCTTTGCTCCATCTTTTTGTTTATTCAGTTTACATGCTATTTCAGTGATTATTTGGTgattttaccaagtttcccttACCAGCAAGGTAGTCCACTTTCTCATTGAGTAACATGCAACTGTAAACAGGAATAAGTTATCAGATGAAACTCAGACTCCCTCAAAAGGTGTTTATTCTTTTTGTACAAAACCTGTTTCCAATTTTCTTGTTATAAGGTATATATCAAGTCTTtcagaatataaaacaattctaacTTCCAGTGTTGTTCTGCATTTTCTTTTCAAACAACTATGCTTGCATATTTCACATTCT comes from Tachypleus tridentatus isolate NWPU-2018 chromosome 12, ASM421037v1, whole genome shotgun sequence and encodes:
- the LOC143234004 gene encoding E3 ubiquitin-protein ligase MARCHF8-like gives rise to the protein MYTLTSNPKVGITEKQKVKYDVVKESVFTPGSPTISLMDHRPSSVPSTVSFSGSNDQDICRICHCEGDINMPLISPCPCSGSLRYVHQACLQQWIKSSNTRCCELCKFEFIMETQVKPFRKWEKLRVSPVERRKILCSITFHVIAITCVVWSLYVLLDRTTEEMNSGVLEWPFWTKLLIVAIGFTGGVFFMYVQCKMYTQFFQRWRSYNRIILVKNVPENPSVTKGLLTSRTGEPESTARFEDVHSKEVSPVEEFHSCNSGSISVLTRNDSEGVEDESVIDTKSNASTNEEYPLLVTIVSDEQQSHNPRKSENEFMP